From the Candidatus Bathyarchaeota archaeon A05DMB-5 genome, one window contains:
- a CDS encoding RsmB/NOP family class I SAM-dependent RNA methyltransferase, with the protein MLKEAWTLAIEALSWMEMRRLSERLALAKTVQQLGISDADAVRLAHMLVCETVRRRNFIDTFINKTLEPETIDEFDLGVQAFLRLYVYQTRIAKNWSKIDIKEAENIAKLARSILGWKTLRKVERILGELLTQKPKLILEGVSDEERIGLLTFHPTWFVKYCLKTFGRQETITLLEANMQSPLTYIRVNTLKAGENEILKKLVEEGIKIEKVEQLRHAYKFLSAKKPLTQTTSFREGLFYIQDKASCFAAETANPKPGMTVLDACAAPGAKTTYLAQLMQNQGDIFSVDYSKRRMNVWKNEVARMGVANTVPIIADACSQLPFNLEADIVVLDPPCTSTGAFGKLPSAKWRLTRRSIDRMAEIQWRMINNCAAHVKSGGTLVYSTCSITLEENEIIIERFLKWHPEFALAEITPKIGLPALRGLEKCQRLYPHIHQCNGFFIAKLSKE; encoded by the coding sequence TTGCTCAAGGAAGCTTGGACGCTTGCTATTGAAGCTTTAAGCTGGATGGAAATGCGAAGATTAAGCGAGCGGTTAGCTTTAGCGAAAACTGTCCAGCAATTAGGCATAAGCGATGCGGATGCAGTACGATTGGCTCACATGCTTGTGTGCGAAACAGTAAGGCGACGAAACTTCATAGACACATTCATAAACAAAACATTAGAACCAGAAACAATAGACGAGTTTGACCTCGGCGTTCAAGCTTTTTTGCGGCTTTATGTTTACCAAACGCGAATAGCCAAGAACTGGTCTAAAATCGACATTAAAGAAGCTGAGAATATAGCCAAGCTTGCCCGTTCTATTCTCGGCTGGAAAACTCTCAGAAAAGTTGAACGTATCCTTGGTGAGTTGTTAACGCAAAAGCCAAAGCTGATTCTTGAAGGCGTAAGCGACGAAGAAAGAATTGGACTTTTAACGTTTCATCCAACATGGTTCGTGAAATACTGCTTAAAGACGTTCGGAAGACAAGAAACCATAACTCTTTTAGAGGCAAATATGCAGTCGCCGCTGACATACATAAGAGTGAATACGCTTAAGGCTGGCGAAAACGAGATTTTAAAAAAACTTGTTGAAGAAGGCATTAAAATTGAGAAAGTTGAGCAGCTAAGACACGCATACAAGTTTCTTAGCGCAAAGAAACCCTTAACCCAAACCACAAGTTTTCGCGAAGGCTTATTCTACATCCAAGACAAAGCAAGCTGCTTCGCGGCAGAAACAGCAAATCCCAAACCCGGAATGACTGTTTTAGACGCTTGTGCTGCGCCTGGAGCTAAAACCACATATTTGGCTCAACTCATGCAGAATCAAGGCGATATATTTTCTGTGGATTATTCGAAGCGAAGAATGAACGTGTGGAAGAACGAAGTTGCACGCATGGGCGTTGCGAATACAGTGCCAATCATCGCTGATGCATGCAGCCAGCTGCCTTTCAATCTTGAAGCCGACATTGTAGTTTTAGACCCGCCTTGCACAAGCACTGGCGCATTTGGAAAATTGCCTTCTGCAAAATGGAGGCTTACAAGGCGTTCTATTGATAGGATGGCTGAGATTCAATGGCGGATGATAAACAATTGCGCGGCGCACGTGAAGTCCGGAGGCACTCTGGTTTACTCCACATGCAGCATAACATTAGAAGAAAACGAAATAATCATTGAACGATTTCTAAAATGGCATCCAGAATTCGCTTTGGCTGAAATAACTCCGAAAATAGGCTTACCCGCACTGAGAGGACTGGAAAAATGCCAAAGACTATACCCGCATATTCACCAATGCAATGGATTCTTCATCGCCAAACTATCAAAAGAATAA